The Streptomyces kanamyceticus genome window below encodes:
- a CDS encoding Gfo/Idh/MocA family protein → MSSGPVGIAVVGAGVISAQYLRTLGGFPDVRVVAVADLDEARAQAAARSHGIPVWGGTETVLALPEVELVVNLTVPAAHAQVATEALRAGKHVYGEKPIALAPADAEKLLAQASERGLRVGNAPDTFLGAGLQSALRAVAAGHIGTPMTATTVTQSLGPERWHPDPAFLYQPGAGPLFDLGPYYLTSLIALFGSVARVAAVSSRARRERSVGSGPKAGQVFPVDVPTHVSSLVEFASGVRANSTFSFDSALPRIGFEITGTEGTLAVPDPNTFGGPLKLLPGGSDDWRELPVRGPLDGRGIGVVDMARALRGDTAHRASGALALHVLQTMTAITHSADHAEFTPLATEVVPPEPLPEEWDPREATLG, encoded by the coding sequence GTGAGTTCGGGCCCCGTCGGCATAGCCGTCGTCGGCGCGGGTGTCATCAGCGCACAGTACCTGCGCACGCTCGGCGGCTTCCCCGACGTCCGGGTCGTGGCCGTCGCCGACCTCGACGAGGCGCGCGCGCAGGCCGCCGCCCGCTCCCATGGCATCCCGGTGTGGGGCGGCACCGAGACGGTGCTCGCGCTCCCCGAGGTCGAGCTCGTCGTCAACCTCACCGTGCCCGCGGCGCACGCGCAGGTGGCGACGGAGGCGCTGCGCGCGGGCAAGCACGTCTACGGCGAGAAGCCGATCGCCCTCGCGCCCGCCGATGCGGAGAAGCTCCTTGCCCAGGCGTCGGAGCGGGGGCTGCGCGTGGGCAACGCGCCGGACACGTTCCTCGGCGCGGGTCTGCAGTCGGCGCTGCGGGCCGTGGCGGCCGGGCACATCGGCACGCCCATGACGGCGACCACCGTGACGCAGAGCCTGGGGCCCGAGCGCTGGCATCCCGACCCGGCGTTCCTCTACCAGCCGGGCGCGGGCCCGCTCTTCGACCTCGGCCCCTACTATCTGACCTCGCTCATCGCCCTGTTCGGCAGCGTGGCGCGGGTGGCCGCGGTCTCGTCCCGCGCGCGCCGGGAGCGCTCCGTCGGGTCGGGCCCGAAGGCCGGACAGGTGTTCCCGGTGGACGTGCCGACGCACGTCTCCTCGCTCGTCGAGTTCGCCTCGGGGGTGCGGGCCAACTCGACGTTCAGCTTCGACTCGGCGCTCCCCCGCATCGGCTTCGAGATCACCGGCACCGAGGGCACCCTCGCCGTACCCGATCCGAACACGTTCGGCGGCCCGCTGAAGCTGCTGCCGGGCGGCTCCGACGACTGGCGCGAACTGCCCGTGCGCGGCCCTCTCGACGGGCGCGGCATCGGCGTGGTCGACATGGCGAGGGCCCTGCGCGGCGACACCGCCCACCGTGCCTCGGGCGCGCTCGCGCTGCACGTCCTGCAGACGATGACGGCGATCACGCACTCCGCGGACCACGCCGAGTTCACCCCGCTCGCCACCGAGGTCGTACCCCCGGAGCCACTGCCCGAGGAGTGGGACCCACGGGAGGCGACGCTCGGCTAG
- a CDS encoding sugar phosphate isomerase/epimerase family protein, translated as MPRPLSVQLYTVRDQLAEDWPGTVRRLAGLGYGAVEPYDVLSDPRGHRLILDDLGLTVSGAHAGQLLAPDPGPALDAVATLGTDLAIVPAGLPPDDFTTREGLAKAADRLNSLVEPARRHGVRVGYHNHWWEIEPRFGDGDDAPLRHAVEVLAELLDPAVFLEVDTYWAAVGGAEVPRLLHGLGDRVAALHLKDGPGTKEDPNVAVGGGTMPVPEILAAAPGARRVIEFDACAGGTDDLFDALAASLTYVNSLEAA; from the coding sequence ATGCCACGACCGCTCAGCGTTCAGCTCTACACCGTGCGCGATCAGCTCGCCGAGGACTGGCCTGGGACGGTGCGCCGCCTGGCCGGACTCGGTTACGGCGCGGTCGAGCCGTACGACGTGCTCTCCGACCCCCGGGGCCACCGCCTGATCCTCGACGACCTCGGGCTCACCGTGTCCGGCGCGCACGCCGGGCAGCTGCTCGCCCCGGATCCGGGCCCCGCCCTCGACGCGGTGGCGACGCTCGGCACCGACCTCGCGATCGTCCCCGCCGGACTGCCGCCCGACGACTTCACCACGCGCGAAGGGCTGGCCAAGGCCGCCGACCGCCTCAACTCCCTGGTGGAACCGGCCCGTCGGCACGGCGTCCGCGTCGGCTACCACAACCACTGGTGGGAGATCGAGCCCCGCTTCGGCGACGGGGATGACGCACCGCTCCGGCATGCCGTCGAGGTCCTCGCCGAACTCCTCGACCCCGCCGTGTTCCTGGAGGTCGACACCTACTGGGCGGCCGTCGGCGGCGCGGAGGTGCCGCGCCTGCTGCACGGCCTGGGCGACCGGGTGGCGGCGCTGCACCTCAAGGACGGCCCCGGCACGAAGGAGGACCCGAACGTGGCCGTCGGCGGTGGCACCATGCCGGTGCCGGAGATCCTCGCCGCGGCGCCCGGCGCCCGGCGGGTCATCGAGTTCGACGCGTGCGCGGGCGGCACGGACGACCTCTTCGACGCACTCGCCGCGAGCCTCACCTACGTAAACTCCTTGGAGGCGGCGTGA
- a CDS encoding nuclear transport factor 2 family protein, whose protein sequence is MTHPTAARFRAVVEAGDLDALEELFTPDIRFYSPVKFTPFEGRPMVLGLFGVLLRTFEDFRYVGSFAGESRTSSDGSEAESAVLLFRTTVNGKEIHGIDLLHFDEEGLIKEFTVMVRPQSAVQVLGQAVYAGLVADGLVPAP, encoded by the coding sequence ATGACGCACCCCACCGCCGCCCGCTTCCGCGCCGTCGTCGAGGCGGGCGACCTCGACGCGCTCGAAGAGCTGTTCACCCCTGACATCCGCTTCTACAGCCCGGTGAAGTTCACGCCCTTCGAGGGGCGGCCGATGGTGCTCGGGCTCTTCGGCGTGCTCCTTCGGACCTTCGAGGACTTCCGGTACGTCGGGTCGTTCGCCGGGGAGTCGCGGACGAGCTCCGACGGCAGCGAGGCCGAGTCGGCCGTCCTGCTCTTCCGTACGACCGTCAACGGCAAGGAGATCCACGGCATCGACCTGCTGCACTTCGACGAGGAGGGGCTGATCAAGGAGTTCACCGTGATGGTGCGGCCGCAGTCCGCCGTCCAGGTGCTCGGTCAGGCCGTGTACGCGGGGCTGGTCGCCGACGGCCTCGTCCCTGCCCCCTAG
- a CDS encoding PadR family transcriptional regulator, producing MALRHAVLAALLDGECSGYQLAKGFDIGVANFWHALPQQLYAELAKLEAAGLVAGREVVQEGRPNKRLFRVTGEGLAEMERFAARAAKPSFIRDDLLVKVQAVDGVAAAPVIEQLQERAAIADAKIEVLEKLLPRLRGGVEEEDFLRTGERVGPYLTCLRGLAFERESRDWCRSAADILMARAGSGVKIAPS from the coding sequence ATGGCTCTGCGACACGCGGTGCTCGCCGCGCTGCTTGACGGCGAGTGCAGCGGCTACCAGCTGGCCAAGGGCTTCGACATCGGCGTGGCCAACTTCTGGCACGCGCTGCCGCAGCAGCTCTACGCGGAGCTGGCCAAGCTGGAGGCGGCAGGGCTTGTCGCCGGGCGTGAGGTCGTCCAGGAGGGGCGCCCGAACAAGCGGCTCTTCCGGGTGACCGGCGAAGGACTCGCCGAGATGGAGCGGTTCGCCGCCCGCGCCGCGAAGCCGTCGTTCATCCGCGACGACCTCCTGGTGAAGGTGCAGGCCGTGGACGGCGTCGCCGCCGCGCCGGTGATCGAGCAGCTCCAGGAGCGGGCCGCGATCGCCGACGCGAAGATCGAGGTCCTGGAGAAGCTGCTGCCGCGGTTGCGCGGCGGCGTCGAAGAGGAGGACTTCCTGCGCACAGGGGAGCGCGTCGGCCCCTATCTGACCTGTCTGCGCGGCCTGGCCTTCGAGCGGGAGTCCCGCGACTGGTGCCGGAGCGCGGCGGACATCCTCATGGCTCGGGCGGGATCCGGAGTCAAGATCGCCCCGTCGTGA
- a CDS encoding fibronectin type III domain-containing protein, which produces MRRTPHLSTPLTLLTALAVAALGGCAWGGGDSHDSKPPAAPRGLTVQAGSATTAHVMWNQASDDTAVTGYEVYRDAKRVKRVPGGQHMVDVVGLKPATRYSFTVRARDAEGNVSEDSRRLSVTTPAATAADHKPPSRPGKLRGEAAGSRAASLSWGKSSDNQKVASYEIYQGTSKIHSVGGAQTATLVTGLRPNTTYVFTVKARDAADNFSPASGQVRLTTAAGKDGGRATAPSGFRATTHRADGAYYIDLAWTPPDTGGAVTEYQIQLDGRTVTSLVFGGTAPRDKAEHSFYIGEKAGERHRIRIRPKLPDGTWGGYSPERTVTTGRS; this is translated from the coding sequence GTGCGACGGACCCCGCACCTGTCCACCCCCCTGACCCTGCTGACCGCCCTGGCCGTCGCCGCTCTCGGCGGCTGCGCGTGGGGCGGCGGCGACAGCCACGACTCCAAGCCGCCCGCGGCGCCCCGCGGACTGACCGTGCAGGCGGGCAGCGCCACCACCGCCCACGTCATGTGGAACCAGGCCTCCGACGACACCGCGGTGACCGGGTACGAGGTGTACCGCGACGCCAAGAGGGTCAAGCGGGTGCCGGGCGGGCAGCACATGGTGGACGTCGTCGGCCTGAAGCCCGCCACCCGGTACTCCTTCACCGTCCGCGCCCGCGACGCCGAGGGCAACGTCAGCGAGGACAGCAGGAGGCTCTCCGTCACGACGCCCGCGGCGACCGCGGCCGACCACAAGCCGCCGTCGCGGCCCGGGAAGCTCCGGGGCGAGGCGGCGGGCAGCCGGGCGGCCTCGCTGTCCTGGGGGAAGTCGTCGGACAACCAGAAGGTGGCCTCGTACGAGATCTACCAGGGCACATCGAAGATCCACAGCGTCGGCGGGGCGCAGACCGCGACGCTCGTCACCGGCCTGCGGCCGAACACCACCTACGTCTTCACGGTCAAGGCGCGCGACGCGGCCGACAACTTCTCGCCCGCGAGCGGGCAGGTCCGCCTCACCACCGCGGCGGGCAAGGACGGCGGACGCGCCACCGCGCCGTCCGGCTTCCGCGCGACGACGCACCGCGCCGACGGGGCGTACTACATCGATCTGGCCTGGACCCCGCCGGACACGGGCGGTGCGGTGACGGAGTATCAGATCCAGCTGGACGGCCGCACCGTCACCTCGCTCGTCTTCGGCGGCACGGCGCCGCGCGACAAGGCCGAGCACAGCTTCTACATCGGCGAGAAGGCCGGGGAGAGGCACCGGATACGGATCCGTCCCAAGCTGCCCGACGGGACGTGGGGCGGCTACTCGCCCGAGCGGACGGTCACGACGGGGCGATCTTGA
- a CDS encoding glycoside hydrolase family 75 protein — MRTRTAALAAAAGAALLAPASFPAAAQQPSAEPVVKSPDEVASSGRGFSGAPRVPALAVPAAPASLPGEGSVRAADLLARTGSCRQISHGKFRTDDGARATVPVCAKRGAVFWKADMDIDCDGRPTRACNRRTDPLFFHATAFQQSDGRQLDAEHLPYVVVPGASRRWKHAAHGITGGTVAAVIHRGRVRYAVVGDTGPTDLIGEASYATAKALGIRPDPRSGGVDSGVTYLFFKGPKATPIESHRAAVARGEALARRFVRQN, encoded by the coding sequence GTGCGTACCAGAACGGCGGCCCTGGCCGCCGCTGCCGGGGCCGCGCTGCTGGCCCCCGCCTCGTTCCCCGCCGCGGCGCAGCAGCCGTCGGCCGAACCGGTCGTCAAGTCGCCCGACGAGGTGGCGAGTTCGGGCCGCGGGTTCAGTGGAGCGCCGAGGGTTCCCGCTTTGGCAGTCCCTGCCGCCCCTGCCTCCCTGCCCGGGGAGGGTTCCGTGCGGGCCGCCGATCTGCTCGCCAGGACCGGTTCCTGCCGGCAGATCTCGCACGGGAAGTTCCGCACGGACGACGGCGCCCGCGCGACCGTGCCCGTGTGCGCGAAGCGCGGCGCGGTCTTCTGGAAGGCCGACATGGACATCGACTGCGACGGGCGGCCGACCAGGGCCTGCAACCGGCGCACCGACCCGCTCTTCTTCCACGCCACGGCGTTCCAGCAGTCCGACGGCCGCCAGCTCGACGCGGAACACCTGCCCTACGTCGTGGTGCCGGGCGCGAGCCGCCGCTGGAAGCACGCCGCCCACGGCATCACCGGCGGCACGGTCGCCGCCGTGATCCACCGCGGCAGGGTGCGGTACGCCGTCGTCGGCGACACCGGGCCCACGGACCTCATCGGCGAGGCGTCGTACGCGACGGCCAAGGCCCTCGGCATCCGGCCCGATCCGAGGAGCGGCGGCGTGGACTCCGGCGTCACGTACCTCTTCTTCAAGGGCCCCAAGGCGACGCCCATCGAGAGCCACCGGGCAGCGGTCGCCCGGGGCGAGGCGCTGGCCCGGCGGTTCGTGCGACAGAACTAG
- a CDS encoding PTS-dependent dihydroxyacetone kinase phosphotransferase subunit DhaM, which yields MADDRDTDGGDKLVGIVLVSHSGPVAEAVAALARGLAGGGVTVPVAAAGGTEDGGLGTSSDLIAAAAAEVDRGAGVAILTDLGSAVLTVKALIAEGDELPDGARLVDAPFVEGAVAAVVTASAGADIAAVEAAAAEAYSYRKV from the coding sequence GTGGCTGACGACAGGGACACGGACGGCGGCGACAAGCTGGTCGGCATCGTCCTCGTCTCGCACAGCGGCCCGGTGGCCGAAGCGGTCGCCGCGCTCGCGCGCGGACTCGCGGGCGGCGGCGTCACCGTGCCGGTGGCCGCGGCGGGCGGTACGGAGGACGGCGGGCTCGGCACCAGCTCCGACCTCATCGCGGCGGCCGCCGCCGAGGTGGACCGCGGCGCGGGCGTCGCGATCCTCACCGACCTCGGCAGCGCGGTCCTCACGGTGAAGGCGCTCATCGCGGAGGGCGACGAACTCCCGGACGGCGCGCGCCTGGTGGACGCGCCCTTCGTGGAGGGCGCGGTCGCCGCCGTGGTCACCGCGTCGGCCGGTGCCGACATCGCCGCCGTCGAGGCCGCGGCGGCGGAGGCGTACTCCTACCGGAAGGTGTGA
- the dhaL gene encoding dihydroxyacetone kinase subunit DhaL, whose protein sequence is MLDADFFRRWMTAAAAAVDREADRLTELDSPIGDADHGSNLQRGFTAVAAVIEKDAPDTPGAVLTLAGRQLISTVGGASGPLYGTLLRRTGKALGDAAEVDRAAFADALRTGVDAVAALGGAAPGDKTMLDALVPAVDALGDSFAAARDAARDGALATTPLQARKGRASYLGERSVGHQDPGATSSALLFEALAEAADGGNDTPEADRG, encoded by the coding sequence GTGCTCGACGCCGACTTCTTCCGCCGCTGGATGACGGCCGCCGCGGCCGCCGTCGACCGTGAGGCGGACCGGCTCACTGAGCTGGACTCGCCCATCGGCGACGCCGACCACGGCAGCAATCTGCAGCGCGGCTTCACCGCCGTCGCGGCCGTCATCGAGAAGGACGCCCCGGACACGCCGGGCGCCGTCCTCACGCTGGCCGGGCGGCAGTTGATCTCCACGGTGGGCGGCGCGTCGGGGCCGCTCTACGGCACGCTGCTGCGCCGCACCGGCAAGGCGCTCGGCGACGCCGCCGAGGTCGACCGGGCAGCGTTCGCCGACGCGCTGCGCACCGGCGTGGACGCGGTGGCTGCGCTCGGCGGTGCCGCGCCCGGCGACAAGACGATGCTGGACGCGCTCGTCCCCGCCGTCGACGCGCTCGGCGACTCCTTCGCCGCCGCGCGGGACGCCGCGCGCGACGGCGCCCTCGCGACCACTCCCTTGCAGGCGCGCAAGGGCCGCGCCAGCTACCTGGGCGAGCGCAGCGTCGGGCACCAGGACCCCGGCGCCACCTCGTCCGCCCTGCTCTTCGAGGCGCTCGCCGAAGCCGCGGACGGCGGCAACGACACCCCGGAGGCCGACCGTGGCTGA
- the dhaK gene encoding dihydroxyacetone kinase subunit DhaK — MKMLINVAETVVADALRGMAAAHPELAVDVENRVIVRKDAPVAGKVGLVSGGGSGHEPLHGGFVGPGMLSAACPGEVFTSPVPDQMVRAAAAVDSGAGVLFIVKNYTGDVLNFDMAAELAEDEGIQVAKVLVNDDVAVTDSLFTAGRRGTGATLFVEKLAGAAAEAGMPLERVEAIARQVNENARSFGVALSACTTPAKGSPTFDLPAGELELGIGIHGEPGRERRPMMTSREIADFAVHAVLEDLDPRNPVLVLVNGMGATPLLELYGFNAEVQRVLLERGVPVARTLVGNYVTSLDMAGASVTLCQVDEEMLRLWDAPVRTAGLRWGM, encoded by the coding sequence ATGAAGATGCTGATCAACGTGGCAGAGACCGTCGTCGCCGACGCGCTGCGCGGCATGGCGGCCGCCCACCCCGAGCTGGCGGTCGACGTCGAGAACCGGGTGATCGTACGCAAGGACGCCCCTGTCGCGGGGAAGGTCGGGCTCGTCTCGGGCGGTGGGTCGGGGCACGAGCCGCTGCACGGCGGGTTCGTGGGCCCGGGGATGCTGTCGGCGGCCTGTCCCGGTGAGGTGTTCACCTCGCCCGTGCCCGATCAGATGGTGCGGGCCGCGGCCGCCGTGGACAGCGGGGCCGGTGTGCTGTTCATCGTGAAGAACTACACGGGTGACGTGCTCAACTTCGACATGGCCGCCGAGCTCGCCGAGGACGAGGGCATCCAGGTGGCCAAGGTCCTGGTCAACGACGACGTCGCGGTCACCGACAGCCTGTTCACCGCGGGGCGGCGCGGTACCGGCGCGACCCTCTTCGTGGAGAAGCTCGCGGGAGCCGCCGCGGAGGCGGGCATGCCGTTGGAGCGGGTCGAGGCGATCGCCCGGCAGGTCAACGAGAACGCGCGCAGCTTCGGCGTCGCGCTGAGCGCGTGCACCACCCCGGCGAAGGGCAGCCCCACCTTCGACCTGCCCGCCGGGGAACTGGAGTTGGGCATCGGCATCCACGGCGAGCCGGGGCGTGAGCGGCGCCCCATGATGACCTCGCGGGAGATCGCCGACTTCGCCGTGCACGCCGTCCTGGAGGACCTCGACCCGCGCAACCCCGTCCTGGTCCTCGTCAACGGCATGGGCGCCACACCGCTCCTTGAGCTGTACGGGTTCAACGCCGAGGTCCAGCGCGTGCTCCTGGAACGCGGTGTGCCGGTGGCGCGCACGCTCGTCGGCAACTACGTGACCTCGCTGGACATGGCGGGTGCCTCCGTGACGCTGTGCCAGGTCGACGAGGAGATGCTGCGACTGTGGGACGCGCCGGTGCGCACGGCCGGGCTGCGCTGGGGTATGTGA
- a CDS encoding DoxX family protein, with the protein MSVFTSARTASRSDATSLAASARSGSDLGLLVLRWAVGLTMAAHGSQKLFGWFGGGGLDGTEAFFASSGYTAAQTMAVVAALTEVLCGLGLAVGLLTPLAGAGVVGVMLNAIAVKWGSGFFGPNGIEFELLLLVAAVSLTLAGPGRFAADRLLPGLRTHRLSHGLAAVALGAAAAGIVLVTLRS; encoded by the coding sequence ATGTCCGTTTTCACCAGTGCGCGCACCGCTTCACGGAGCGATGCCACCTCCCTCGCCGCGTCCGCGCGGTCCGGCAGTGACCTCGGTCTGCTGGTCCTGCGCTGGGCGGTCGGTCTGACGATGGCCGCCCACGGAAGCCAGAAGCTCTTCGGCTGGTTCGGCGGTGGCGGCCTCGACGGCACCGAGGCGTTCTTCGCGAGCAGCGGCTACACGGCCGCGCAGACCATGGCGGTGGTCGCCGCGCTCACCGAGGTCCTGTGCGGCCTCGGCCTCGCCGTCGGCCTGCTCACACCGCTCGCCGGAGCGGGTGTCGTGGGCGTCATGCTCAACGCCATCGCCGTGAAGTGGGGCAGCGGCTTCTTCGGCCCCAACGGCATCGAGTTCGAGCTGTTGTTGCTGGTCGCGGCCGTGAGCCTGACCTTGGCCGGTCCCGGCAGGTTCGCGGCCGACCGGCTGCTGCCCGGACTGCGCACACACCGGCTCTCCCACGGCCTCGCAGCCGTGGCGCTCGGCGCGGCAGCGGCGGGCATCGTCCTGGTGACCCTTCGCAGCTGA
- a CDS encoding hemolysin family protein, whose translation MSFPMALFVTLLLLIGSGFFVAAEFALVAAKRHRVEQAAAQGQRGAKSALAGMRELSLMLAGAQLGITVCTLGLGSLSKPAISHELDPLLEKLGLPAGLSYGIAFALAMIVVVFLHMVVGEMAPKSWAIAHPERSAMLLTPPFRAVVKVVRPLIWLLNKVSNSLVRMCRVTPRDELASVHNREQLTHLVAESERLGLISETDSELITSSLTAPQSPVGDLQMPADRITSVPATAGLDEILEVASGSDRTRLLVRDGATVVGSVHARDVLVARARGRAGTARDLARPVPELSAHDSVAHAVETLRQRRATLAVVGDDSGRLTGLVSLDDLLARLMEPGRVA comes from the coding sequence ATGAGCTTCCCCATGGCTCTCTTCGTCACGCTGTTGCTCCTCATCGGCAGCGGGTTCTTCGTCGCCGCCGAGTTCGCCCTGGTCGCCGCCAAGCGGCACCGGGTGGAACAGGCCGCCGCCCAGGGGCAGCGCGGCGCGAAGTCGGCTCTCGCGGGCATGCGGGAGCTCTCCCTGATGCTGGCCGGTGCCCAACTGGGCATCACCGTCTGCACCCTGGGCCTCGGCTCCCTCTCCAAGCCCGCGATCTCGCACGAACTCGATCCGCTCCTGGAGAAGCTGGGCCTGCCCGCCGGACTCAGCTACGGCATCGCCTTCGCCCTCGCGATGATCGTCGTGGTGTTCCTGCACATGGTGGTCGGCGAGATGGCCCCCAAGTCCTGGGCCATCGCGCATCCCGAGCGCTCCGCGATGCTGCTCACGCCGCCGTTCCGGGCCGTGGTCAAGGTCGTACGGCCGTTGATCTGGCTCCTCAACAAGGTGAGCAACAGCCTGGTGCGGATGTGCCGGGTCACCCCGCGCGACGAGCTCGCCTCGGTCCACAACCGCGAGCAGCTCACCCACCTCGTCGCGGAGTCGGAGCGGCTCGGCCTGATCAGCGAGACCGACTCCGAGCTGATCACCAGCTCCCTGACCGCGCCGCAGAGTCCGGTGGGCGATCTGCAGATGCCCGCCGACCGGATCACCTCGGTGCCCGCGACGGCCGGTCTCGACGAGATCCTGGAGGTGGCGTCGGGCAGCGACCGCACCCGCCTCCTGGTCCGCGACGGCGCCACGGTCGTCGGCTCGGTGCACGCCCGCGACGTGCTGGTGGCCCGCGCACGGGGCCGGGCGGGCACCGCCCGCGACCTGGCCAGACCGGTGCCCGAGCTCTCCGCGCACGACTCGGTGGCCCACGCCGTCGAGACGCTCCGCCAGCGCCGCGCGACGCTCGCCGTGGTCGGCGACGACTCCGGCAGGCTCACCGGCCTCGTCAGCCTGGACGATCTGCTCGCCCGTCTGATGGAGCCGGGCCGGGTGGCATGA
- a CDS encoding hemolysin family protein produces MSAVLGLLAVLILTAGTGYFVAQEFAYVAADRLALAREAAAGDKRAARALQVLERLSFMLSGAQLGITVTGLVVGFLAEPSVSALLRPALDGTGLSDGTVSAISVVVGFVVATVIQMVLGELAPKNLALAVPERLAKSLAASTLAYLKVVGPLVRVFDGAANRILRRIGIEPVEELHHGATLEELSHLIGESHKEGELPREIAELLDHVLEFSERTLDEVMVPRADAVFVRKDASAAETVELIAKHGHSNYPVLGDHPDDVAGVLGVRELMRLPTARFERTTAGDAARRPLFLPDTLPLPEAVTQMRERDDEFAVVLDEHGGVAGIVTYEDIAEELVGDIADESDTVVARAVADGAGWLVAAGRRLDEIADATGIELPEEEDYDTVAGLIVDRLGRFPTVGDRLTVELPDGGTAAIAVLALDRHVPERVRVERLPDPGGGTDAGNAGADGTDSASKGVTA; encoded by the coding sequence ATGAGTGCCGTACTGGGCCTGTTGGCCGTCCTGATCCTGACCGCGGGCACGGGCTACTTCGTCGCCCAGGAATTCGCCTACGTCGCCGCCGACCGGCTCGCCCTCGCGCGTGAGGCGGCCGCGGGCGACAAGCGGGCCGCCCGCGCCCTACAGGTGCTCGAGAGGCTCTCCTTCATGCTGTCCGGCGCGCAGCTGGGCATCACCGTCACCGGTCTGGTCGTCGGCTTCCTCGCCGAGCCGTCCGTGTCCGCGCTGCTCAGGCCCGCGCTCGATGGCACCGGCCTCTCCGACGGCACGGTCTCGGCCATCTCCGTAGTGGTCGGTTTCGTGGTCGCCACCGTGATCCAGATGGTCCTCGGCGAGCTGGCACCGAAGAACCTCGCCCTGGCCGTCCCCGAGCGCCTCGCCAAGTCCCTGGCCGCCTCCACGCTCGCGTACCTGAAGGTCGTCGGCCCGCTGGTGCGCGTCTTCGACGGCGCGGCCAACCGCATCCTGCGCAGGATCGGCATCGAACCGGTCGAGGAGCTGCACCACGGCGCGACCCTGGAGGAGCTCAGCCATCTGATCGGCGAGTCCCACAAGGAGGGCGAGCTGCCCCGGGAGATCGCCGAGCTGCTCGACCACGTCCTGGAGTTCTCCGAGCGCACCCTGGACGAGGTGATGGTGCCGCGCGCGGACGCCGTCTTCGTCCGCAAGGACGCCAGCGCCGCCGAGACCGTGGAGCTGATCGCCAAGCACGGCCACTCCAACTACCCGGTCCTCGGCGACCACCCCGACGACGTGGCGGGCGTCCTCGGCGTACGCGAACTGATGAGGCTGCCCACCGCCCGCTTCGAGCGCACCACGGCGGGCGACGCGGCCCGCCGCCCGCTCTTCCTGCCCGACACGCTGCCGCTGCCGGAAGCGGTGACGCAGATGCGCGAGCGCGACGACGAGTTCGCGGTCGTCCTCGACGAACACGGCGGCGTCGCCGGGATCGTCACCTACGAGGACATCGCCGAGGAACTCGTAGGTGACATCGCCGACGAGTCCGACACGGTCGTCGCCCGCGCCGTCGCCGACGGCGCGGGCTGGCTGGTGGCCGCGGGCCGCCGCCTGGACGAGATCGCCGACGCCACCGGCATCGAACTGCCCGAGGAAGAGGACTACGACACCGTGGCCGGACTGATCGTCGATCGGCTCGGGCGCTTCCCGACCGTCGGGGACCGACTCACCGTCGAGCTGCCGGACGGCGGCACGGCGGCCATCGCCGTACTCGCCCTGGACCGGCACGTGCCGGAGCGGGTGCGGGTGGAGCGGCTGCCGGATCCCGGTGGCGGGACGGACGCGGGCAACGCCGGCGCTGACGGAACCGACTCCGCGAGCAAGGGGGTCACCGCATGA